One window from the genome of Leptospira broomii serovar Hurstbridge str. 5399 encodes:
- a CDS encoding thiolase C-terminal domain-containing protein: MNYPVLLGVADSTIDDFSESEYEDWSNDKKVFHHYKKSITDLLRFLELKQGTLAREITDFVSIEPASLGKQGYGHSVRIANELGFTGMRAHLVDLGGASVTGAIGQARSILLSDPESVILIAAADIPKSAFKLVSDLKRVNETVCHPEFELDNGATLISMYGLLMKRMMFEEGITQGDLEEITKKFRTNAITNPRSYHYQREITEKQISRAIADPYPSPMIAIVTDHGFATLLMSEKKVDEWKAKGWIKKDLSPVYLAGATHTAHSEYFILKGGFKTPATNSGEKLFAQSGYERDELDYAWIYDCFTGMIILQSAEYFQLSKKKVTQSLKAGKISFKNGKTIPVNLLGGILNYQAAMSISAAAGLVDIASQYGLYAQPKLLGKQNPLYPKLSLLGGNGGIDSINSVALFSSDRPGKKRIQRKPNLKPLTLNKLGADEGEVGVVWSSTTVNMNPGFPWKPPYSLVLVKLGIDRFILANLHEKGGNLVKTGDQLEYDKTKVTIAREGRRWKAILS; the protein is encoded by the coding sequence GTGAATTATCCTGTACTTTTAGGCGTTGCAGATAGCACGATCGATGATTTTTCCGAATCGGAATATGAAGATTGGAGCAATGATAAGAAAGTCTTTCATCACTATAAGAAATCTATAACGGATTTGCTCCGTTTTTTAGAATTGAAACAAGGGACACTAGCTCGGGAGATTACCGACTTCGTAAGCATTGAGCCTGCTTCACTGGGAAAGCAAGGATACGGGCATAGCGTTCGCATCGCTAACGAATTAGGTTTTACGGGAATGCGCGCACATTTGGTAGATCTAGGAGGCGCTAGTGTCACAGGTGCGATCGGGCAGGCGCGATCCATACTTCTTTCCGATCCAGAATCGGTCATACTTATCGCGGCGGCGGATATTCCTAAATCTGCTTTTAAGTTGGTTTCCGATTTGAAAAGGGTTAATGAAACCGTATGTCATCCGGAATTTGAATTGGATAACGGAGCCACTTTGATTTCCATGTACGGGCTTTTGATGAAGCGGATGATGTTCGAAGAAGGGATAACTCAAGGCGATTTAGAGGAAATTACGAAGAAGTTTAGAACGAATGCGATTACGAATCCGCGCTCTTATCATTATCAGCGGGAAATTACTGAAAAGCAAATTTCTCGAGCTATCGCAGACCCTTATCCTTCTCCTATGATAGCGATTGTGACCGATCATGGGTTTGCAACTTTGCTAATGAGCGAAAAGAAAGTTGATGAATGGAAAGCGAAAGGTTGGATTAAGAAAGATCTTTCACCGGTTTATCTTGCAGGTGCGACGCATACCGCTCATAGCGAATACTTTATTTTGAAGGGGGGCTTCAAGACGCCTGCAACTAATTCGGGAGAAAAATTATTCGCCCAATCGGGCTACGAACGTGACGAACTTGACTACGCCTGGATCTACGATTGCTTTACCGGAATGATAATCCTGCAATCCGCGGAATATTTTCAACTTTCGAAGAAGAAAGTAACCCAATCTTTAAAGGCAGGAAAAATTTCTTTTAAAAATGGAAAGACTATCCCGGTTAATTTATTAGGTGGGATTTTAAATTACCAAGCCGCAATGTCGATTTCTGCAGCGGCAGGACTAGTGGATATCGCAAGCCAATACGGACTTTACGCGCAGCCTAAGCTGCTCGGTAAACAGAATCCTCTTTACCCAAAACTTTCCCTTCTCGGTGGAAACGGTGGAATCGATAGCATTAACTCAGTGGCTTTATTTTCTTCGGATCGTCCGGGGAAAAAGCGCATTCAAAGAAAGCCGAATCTGAAACCTCTTACTCTGAACAAGCTTGGTGCTGACGAGGGAGAAGTCGGAGTCGTATGGTCTTCCACGACCGTAAATATGAACCCCGGTTTTCCATGGAAACCTCCGTATTCACTTGTGCTAGTGAAACTAGGAATCGATAGATTTATTCTTGCTAACTTACATGAAAAAGGTGGAAACTTAGTAAAGACGGGCGATCAATTGGAATACGATAAAACCAAAGTGACGATTGCTCGGGAAGGACGAAGATGGAAGGCGATTCTTTCTTAA
- a CDS encoding MaoC family dehydratase, translating to MYEKGKTFDEISIGDSASFTKTITETDIYLFAGISGDFNPLHVDEEYAKTTSFGTRIAHGGLAASLLAPVLGMKLPGLGTIALETVTKFRKPVFPGDTITCKVEVKEKIARLKAVAMNIEWKNQKGEIIGKGECKVIPPGTVR from the coding sequence ATGTACGAAAAAGGAAAGACCTTTGACGAAATTTCAATCGGAGATTCGGCGAGTTTTACTAAGACGATTACTGAAACCGATATTTATTTATTTGCGGGAATTAGCGGCGATTTTAATCCGTTGCATGTTGATGAAGAGTATGCGAAAACGACTTCTTTCGGAACGAGGATTGCACACGGCGGCCTGGCGGCATCTCTACTTGCGCCCGTCCTAGGCATGAAACTTCCCGGGTTAGGAACGATTGCATTAGAAACGGTAACAAAATTTCGGAAACCCGTTTTTCCCGGAGATACGATTACCTGCAAAGTTGAAGTGAAAGAAAAAATTGCGAGGCTTAAGGCAGTTGCGATGAATATCGAGTGGAAAAATCAAAAGGGCGAAATCATCGGTAAGGGGGAATGCAAAGTTATTCCTCCCGGCACCGTCCGGTAA
- a CDS encoding acyl-CoA dehydrogenase family protein, giving the protein MMFLNPYLNSSDLEFYEMVKKFSKEKVSPSVEDRDEHGTWGDDIWKEMGNMGLLGMAVPEEYGGQGGTCLQCCIAQESFNAGSLDGGFGLSWGAHMIIGTLPILFQGTEEQKRKYLPKLATGEWIAGLGLTEPDSGSDAAGMLTFAQKVEGGFILNGSKMYITNGPIGQVFIIMARTTKSRGPMGVSAFIVESHTKGFYVSKVLKKLGHNTSTTAELSFQDMFVPDENLLGPLNSGFLRIGKATLEWERTVLVAAVPGGMEFSLEAGIEYAWKRHQFGKPILSFYAIQEKLVKTWIYLCASRRLIYFVANKKDSDPSSSLPLESSALKVFVTETSEELASEAVQLFGGMGYMRECPASRLYRDVKLGTIGGGTSEIQRSIISSTFNGFEKFLSVLEHSHTEEIRQKAEKELADSPQGKFLTSAKRLVRSIGQNPERKKKQAWEFAFADLLVLTAVLQLGFWDAVQSTSEYESKERIRDLRLLTFFAGTRFLKNASYLKDLDSQGTKFLLQEFYELDTVDKDVVDCIEFLKSGILGAAVA; this is encoded by the coding sequence ATTATGTTCTTAAATCCATATTTGAATTCATCGGATCTTGAATTTTACGAAATGGTAAAAAAATTTTCCAAAGAAAAGGTGTCTCCCAGCGTGGAGGATAGGGACGAGCACGGGACCTGGGGAGACGATATTTGGAAAGAAATGGGTAATATGGGCCTTCTCGGCATGGCCGTTCCGGAGGAATACGGAGGACAGGGTGGTACCTGTTTACAATGTTGCATCGCTCAGGAATCCTTTAACGCCGGGAGTCTGGATGGAGGCTTCGGTTTGTCCTGGGGTGCGCATATGATTATCGGAACTCTACCGATTTTGTTTCAAGGAACCGAGGAACAGAAGCGCAAATATTTACCTAAGCTAGCGACAGGGGAATGGATTGCAGGTTTGGGTTTAACCGAGCCCGACTCAGGGTCTGACGCGGCGGGGATGCTTACTTTCGCTCAAAAAGTAGAAGGTGGATTCATTTTAAACGGAAGTAAAATGTACATCACGAACGGACCGATCGGTCAGGTATTCATAATTATGGCACGCACCACTAAGTCCAGAGGACCGATGGGAGTGTCCGCCTTTATTGTAGAATCTCATACGAAAGGATTCTACGTTAGCAAAGTACTAAAAAAACTCGGACACAATACTTCTACGACCGCCGAGCTTTCCTTCCAAGATATGTTCGTTCCGGATGAAAATCTGCTCGGTCCGTTAAACTCGGGATTCCTGCGAATCGGAAAAGCGACTTTGGAGTGGGAACGTACGGTTTTAGTTGCCGCCGTGCCGGGTGGAATGGAATTTTCACTCGAAGCAGGAATAGAATATGCTTGGAAGCGGCATCAATTCGGTAAACCGATTTTATCTTTTTATGCTATTCAGGAAAAATTGGTGAAAACTTGGATCTATCTTTGCGCATCCCGCAGATTAATTTATTTTGTCGCAAACAAGAAAGATAGTGATCCTTCGTCAAGCTTGCCTTTGGAAAGTTCCGCTTTAAAAGTATTCGTTACTGAAACGTCGGAAGAATTAGCAAGCGAAGCAGTTCAACTCTTCGGTGGAATGGGTTACATGAGGGAATGTCCCGCAAGTAGATTGTATCGGGACGTAAAGTTAGGTACGATCGGCGGAGGAACTTCTGAAATTCAGAGAAGTATCATATCCTCGACGTTTAACGGATTTGAAAAATTTTTAAGCGTTTTAGAACATTCTCATACCGAGGAAATTCGCCAAAAGGCCGAAAAAGAACTAGCAGATTCTCCTCAAGGTAAATTCCTTACTTCGGCAAAGCGATTAGTTCGATCCATTGGACAAAATCCGGAAAGAAAGAAAAAACAGGCCTGGGAATTTGCATTCGCGGATCTTCTCGTTTTGACTGCGGTCCTTCAACTCGGATTCTGGGATGCAGTTCAATCTACTTCCGAATACGAATCTAAGGAACGTATTCGAGATCTTAGACTTCTGACTTTCTTTGCCGGAACCCGCTTTTTGAAAAACGCTTCGTACCTAAAAGACCTGGATTCGCAAGGAACGAAATTTCTTTTGCAGGAGTTTTACGAGTTAGATACCGTAGATAAGGATGTAGTAGATTGTATCGAATTCTTAAAATCGGGAATTTTAGGCGCCGCTGTCGCATAG